From the Hevea brasiliensis isolate MT/VB/25A 57/8 chromosome 15, ASM3005281v1, whole genome shotgun sequence genome, one window contains:
- the LOC110655568 gene encoding glycine-rich cell wall structural protein encodes MVRATGILAFLSLLCLHAFLLTVLARDVATVENDEKFLGIGKGGGFGGGGGAGGGGGFGGGAGGGGGFGGGAGGGGGFGGGAGGGGGFGGGAGGGGGFGGGAGGGGGFGGGVGYGGGAGGGAGGGIGGGVGNGGGIGKGGGLGGGVGKGGGIGGGIGKGGGLGGGIGKGGGLGGGIGKGGGIGKGGGLGGRHGGGIGKGGGLGGGNGGGIGKGGGIGGGHGGGIGKGGGLGGGHGGGIGKGGGGGIGGGGIGKGGGLGGGHGGGIGKGGGGGIGGGIGKGGGLGGGIGKGGGGGIGGGIGKGGGLGGGIGKGGGLGGGIGKGGGLGGGIGKGGGVGGGASGGFGKGGGIGGGGIGNGGGLGGGGGGAGGGFGKGGGFGGGIGKGGGIGGGGGFGKGGGVGGGIGGGSGGGFGGGVGGGAGGGFGGGGGFGGGGGGGIGHH; translated from the coding sequence ATGGTGCGTGCCACGGGAATACTTGCTTTCTTATCTTTGCTTTGCCTTCATGCTTTTCTACTTACTGTCCTTGCTAGAGATGTGGCCACCGTAGAGAATGATGAGAAGTTTTTGGGTATTGGAAAGGGTGGTGGCTTTGGTGGCGGAGGAGGTGCAGGTGGAGGAGGTGGTTTTGGAGGTGGAGCCGGTGGAGGTGGTGGTTTTGGAGGCGGAGCCGGTGGAGGTGGTGGTTTTGGAGGCGGAGCTGGTGGGGGTGGTGGCTTTGGTGGCGGAGCTGGTGGGGGTGGTGGCTTTGGTGGCGGAGCTGGTGGGGGTGGTGGCTTTGGTGGTGGCGTAGGGTATGGAGGTGGAGCAGGTGGAGGTGCAGGTGGAGGTATTGGAGGTGGTGTAGGCAATGGTGGTGGCATAGGAAAAGGTGGAGGCTTAGGTGGTGGAGTTGGAAAGGGTGGTGGCATTGGAGGTGGGATAGGAAAGGGAGGTGGATTAGGTGGTGGGATAGGAAAAGGTGGTGGTCTTGGTGGTGGAATAGGTAAGGGTGGTGGAATTGGAAAGGGAGGTGGATTAGGTGGCCGCCACGGTGGTGGGATAGGAAAGGGAGGAGGATTAGGTGGTGGCAACGGTGGTGGCATAGGAAAGGGTGGCGGAATAGGTGGAGGCCATGGTGGTGGAATAGGAAAGGGTGGCGGATTAGGTGGAGGTCATGGTGGTGGGATAGGAAAGGGTGGAGGGGGAGGCATTGGTGGTGGAGGAATAGGTAAGGGTGGTGGATTAGGTGGCGGCCACGGTGGTGGGATAGGAAAGGGTGGAGGCGGAGGCATTGGTGGTGGAATAGGTAAGGGTGGTGGCTTAGGTGGTGGGATAGGAAAGGGTGGAGGCGGAGGCATTGGTGGTGGAATTGGCAAAGGTGGAGGACTAGGCGGTGGCATTGGAAAAGGTGGAGGACTAGGTGGTGGAATTGGTAAGGGTGGTGGTCTTGGGGGAGGGATAGGAAAAGGTGGTGGAGTTGGTGGAGGAGCAAGTGGAGGGTTTGGTAAAGGTGGCGGCATTGGAGGAGGAGGGATTGGAAATGGTGGTGGATTaggaggaggtggtggtggtgccggtGGAGGTTTTGGTAAAGGTGGTGGTTTTGGAGGAGGTATTGGAAAAGGTGGGGGCATTGGCGGCGGTGGTGGCTTTGGAAAAGGTGGGGGAGTTGGAGGAGGCATAGGAGGTGGTTCTGGAGGTGGGTTTGGTGGAGGAGTAGGTGGCGGTGCTGGAGGTGGATTTGGTGGGGGTGGTGGTTTCGGAGGTGGAGGGGGCGGTGGAATTGGACACCATTAA
- the LOC110655567 gene encoding peroxisomal membrane protein PMP22, whose product MSDIVKEAWRKYLIQLQARPLRTKAITAGVLAGCSDAIAQKISGIKRLQLRRLLLIMLYGFAYGGPFGHFLHKLMDIIFKGKKDNKTVAKKVLLEQLTSSPWNNMVFMMYYGLVVEGRPWGLVKSKVRKDYPSVQLTAWKFWPIVSWVNHQYMPLQFRVLFQSFVASCWAIFLNLKARTAITKQA is encoded by the exons ATGTCTGACATAGTTAAAGAAGCATGGAGAAAATATCTGATTCAACTTCAAGCCCGGCCTCTTAGAACCAAG GCAATAACTGCTGGGGTGTTAGCAGGATGCAGCGATGCGATTGCCCAAAAGATTTCTGGGATCAAAAGGCTTCAGTTGAGAAGATTGCTTCTTATCATG CTTTATGGCTTTGCATACGGAGGACCTTTTGGGCACTTCCTTCACAAATTGATGGATATTATTTTCAAGGGGAAGAAAGACAACAAAACTGTAGCAAAGAAG GTGTTGTTGGAACAATTAACTTCTTCTCCTTGGAACAACATGGTTTTCATGATGTACTATGGCTTGGTGGTTGAAG GAAGACCATGGGGTTTAGTCAAGAGTAAGGTTCGTAAGGACTACCCTTCTGTTCAATTGACAGCCTGGAAG TTCTGGCCTATAGTCAGTTGGGTGAATCACCAGTATATGCCATTGCAGTTTCGTGTTCTATTTCAAAGCTTTGTTGCTTCATGCTG GGCAATTTTTCTGAATCTGAAAGCAAGGACAGCCATAACTAAGCAGGCATAG